A window of the Cutaneotrichosporon cavernicola HIS019 DNA, chromosome: 6 genome harbors these coding sequences:
- a CDS encoding uncharacterized protein (Belongs to the MYST (SAS MOZ) family), with product MTADAPSALELVLGGAKDVVVGRKYLVSRGGTTRPAHILNSRTAKLGVREVYVSFPGEDKRLDAWVPLDVVGEEVAEAGPSRVVQPRRESQDHPSSERSTPEREHDAVTRVRNFEDVRFGEYLVKTWYYSPYPLPEKKEDKKDDKRGRKRKEMEGRSGSAGSAGNVLSHGVGQGGEGARGRMWVCDLCFKYMHTRAGWERHTSTCGQMQPPGRKAYQRGSYTIWEVDGANSQLYCQNLSLFGKLFIDHKSVFFYVENFLFYVLCDAATSKRDQVMAFFSKEKTSYDDYNLACIVAFPPHQNRGFGKLLIEFSYYLTRGAASPGTPERPLSDLGLKGYLTFWVAVVLRVCRRLLADAEPVEDRKPAEEGRSLRNRKSADTVEEVVDVNGIEMTKRQLAQKGQYTITTTLEDLARSCHLRADDVQLVLTELGFLSTRRRLPPVIGDGEDDDDELREWHSVEIVIARDAVDEAWTAWRVRDTGVLEEKYCLL from the exons ATGACCGCAGACGCGCCTTCGGCCCTCGAACTCGTTCTCGGAGGCGCAAAAGACGTCGTTGTGGGAAGAAAATACCTCGTATCGCGGGGGGGAACCACGC GCCCTGCACATATCCTCAATTCACGGACGGCGAAACTCGGCGTACGAGAGGTCTACGTCTCCTTCCCAGGCGAAGATAAGCGTCTCGACGCGTGGGTTCCACTCGATGtggttggagaggaggttgcggaAGCGGGTCCTAGTCGAGTTGTT CAACCCCGCCGCGAGTCCCAAGACCACCCAAGCAGCGAACGCTCAACTCCCGAACGGGAACACGACGCCGTGACCCGCGTACGCAATTTCGAAGACGTCCGATTCGGGGAATACCTCGTCAAGACGTGGTATTACTCGCCGTACCCTCTTCctgagaagaaggaggatAAGAAGGATGACAAGAGGGGCCGAAAACggaaggagatggaggggaggagtgggagtgcAGGGAGCGCGGGCAATGTGCTATCGCATGGAGTTGGGCAGGGGGGTGAGGGGGCAAGGGGGCGGATGTGGGTTTGTGAT ctATGCTTCAAGTACATGCACACGCGAGCGGGATGGGAACGAcacacctccacctgcGGACAGATGCAACCACCAGGCCGCAAAGCATACCAGCGCGGCAGCTATACCATCTGGGAGGTGGACGGCGCCAATTCCCAACTCTACTGCCAGAACCTGAGCCTGTTTGGCAAGCTCTTTATCGACCACAAG TCCGTCTTCTTTTACGTCGAGAATTTCCTCTTCTACGTCCTCTGCGACGCGGCGACCTCGAAGCGTGATCAGGTCATGGCCTTTTTCTccaaggagaagacgaGCTACGATGACTACAATCTCGCTTGCATCGTCGCCTTTCCACCTCATCAGAATAGGGGGTttggcaagctcctcatcgaGTTCAGTTACTACCTCACGcgtggcgcggcgagccCCGGCACGCCCGAACGGCCCCTCTCGGATTTGGGGCTCAAGGGATACCTCACGTTCTGGGTGGCTGTCGTGTTGAGGGTGTGTAggcggctgctggctgATGCGGAGCCGGTGGAAGATCGCAAACCGGCAGAGGAGGGGCGATCGTTGCGGAATCGCAAGTCGGCTGATAccgtggaggaggtggttgaCGTCAACGGGATTG aaATGACCAAGCGCCAGCTGGCCCAGAAGGGACAGTACACCATAACGACAACCCTGGAAGACCTAGCCCGGTCATGCCAcctccgcgccgacgacgtgcaGCTCGTGctcaccgagctcggcttCCTGTCGACCCGGCGGCGTCTCCCCCCAGTCATAGGGGACGgggaagacgacgacgacgagctgagGGAATGGCACAGCGTTGAGATCGTGATCGCCCGCGACGCAGTGGACGAAGCATGGACTGCGTGGAGGGTACGCGATACTGGTGTGCTAGAGGAGAAATACTGCCTATTGTAG
- a CDS encoding uncharacterized protein (CAP_GLY) — MSDLPLGTKVRVNAGTGLVRWVGTEPAFAPGKWVGIELDTPTGKNNGSVKGEVYFSCEAGHGVFVRPSQVHVLEMRRAPRTSTLPASSGSSRTSRSTTPARPGQDVPRTAPTPIPATPNRSVSRTSSVDVPPSPAAGPTGTIRAARTRPPAIRTTGTPASRRTSVLPSSASSAAPSPRIPVSPMGRRASAIGTSRTHTPITARGPTQRKADDELMPPPPVPERAPPETPRRIPEPQRGGSVIPSPRRLSHRSQPESPFVAVERPGFDDGDTTFLASPDSSSLAVSPSPHSLTIHGSRRDSLSPGSIQPPSVCPSPSNPSSPLTPKSTAAVFAQKRELEELRIKVRLLESHRTEDQATIKGLEKRAAEGDSLPAIRAKLQAKFQEQAGEIVKLKRENSDMRSENELLESQRQDAFDQAEMATLDREVAEEKAEAAEAETERLNEKIQELELEVAVLKEENAEYDKPIDGLAGGAHTSIAYIQLEKHNERLKDAVIQLRDMLHDSEKEYKLKIHDLEKELSSNSDLSGRFDLTTAKLAHSEAQVEDLKQQLDDALGAEDLLEELTERNLQMGDKMEEMRATIDDLEALKELNDELEESHAESAKQLEAEIDGVTAQLKEEGARSAELEALVVDMEATIGQFRELVHNLQAEIDELREQQASQEHDSAAANKESQALLNLNLKLQSSAVKTQSKTVDLELKKLEAAQLAEHLRIIQAYLPEAYLESEADSVSALLFFLRVGEKVNMLTTVISNLHGLPGALYTVSSEALVGVCELRGKLRSFATLNRRFAVIMRRTQPDDYVALGRVVGELAGVESRVDGWIASVKTDEFNDGECARELDALLAQFNHLAEVMFNHPGLDAGEQQVAAAYTLEDDLDNFAAAVGFVRTEIMALVKDGDVDVELGEYTLDEAVYDPVQRVLNQVRAVKAPAGKLVSVIEEVAASQAALAPEFSDGLRDLVSSVSAAVDMAVRLAQRVRQHVDSLRASKAPLRLTDMDKFLGEVTNTDGEPWDVIASFVQRLASDLADTLPKFRAAKAGQVVSLAAPPPWLARVAAIREAASYNAEAERRVSRLSDELRDMVREIKLRDQSLQEGSVKIETLERRIEGARKQADHILELEREIAKSRKQEKEYEDAIEQLQADQADLESENAKLHRRPTSQGTAPAPEPTTGEQVAGLRAALRFLRSENALLKSRDLYADVHMLPPLRPFPPSPSTPPPLTQEDSDAESDGPATPLGSPWIAHPHLPVTKIALETESKLLLRAVAAYASSPRIVDISGIDGTSWHSRKNSPEAQAWRLARERTRLEGRVKDLAERVRALKQ; from the exons ATGAGCGACCTCCCGCTCGGCACCAAAGTCCGCGTCAACGCCGGTACCGGCCTCGTGCGCTGGGTCGGCACCGAACCGGCCTTCGCGCCAGGCAAGTGGGTCGGTATTGAGCT TGACACCCCGACGGGCAAGAACAACGGCAGtgtcaagggcgaggtgtACTTCTCGTGCGAGGCCGGACATGGTGTCTTCGTGCGACCGAGCCAGGTGCATGTGTTGGAGATGCGGCGAGCG ccgcGTACGTCGACGCTCCCCGCGAGCTCCGGCTCGTCACGCACAAGTAGATCCACGACCCCCGCGCGCCCCGGCCAAGATGTTCCGCGCACGGCGCCAACACCTATCCCGGCGACCCCGAACCGCTCTGTTTCCCGCACCTCGAGCGTGGACGTGCCGCCTTCCCCAGCAGCTGGGCCAACTGGCACGATCCGCGCCGCTCGTACAAGACCGCCTGCGATTCGCACTACTGGAACCCCAGCAAGCCGGCGGACGAGCGTGCTCCCGTCCAGCGCGAGCTCAGCCGCCCCGAGCCCCCGCATCCCTGTCTCGCCGATGGGTCGTCGTGCCTCGGCGATTGGGACAAGCCGCACTCACACGCCAATCACTGCGCGTGGACCTACGCAGCGCAAGGCGGACGATGAGCTCAtgcctccgccgcctgtACCCGAACGCGCCCCTCCAGAAACGCCGCGCCGCATCCCAGAGCCGCAGCGTGGTGGCAGTGTGATCCCATCGCCGCGGCGTCTGTCGCACCGGTCACAACCCGAGTCGCCATTCGTCGCTGTAGAGCGTCCAGGTttcgacgacggcgacaccaccttccttgccTCGCCAGATagctcgtcgctcgccgTTTCACCATCCCCTCATTCACTCACAATCCATGGCAGCCGGCGCGACAGCCTGTCGCCCGGCTCCATCCAACCCCCATCCGTCTGCCCGTCACCTTCCAACCCCTCTTCTCCCCTCACCCCAA AATCCACAGCGGCCGTGTTTGCGcagaagcgcgagctcgaggaactGCGGATCAAAGTTCGTCTCCTGGAAAGCCACCGCACAGAGGACCAGGCGACCATCAAGGGCCTTGAgaagcgcgccgccgagggcgactCGCTTCCCGCCATCCGCGCCAAGCTCCAGG ccaaATTCCAGGAGCAGGCCGGCGAGAtcgtcaagctcaagcgcgaAAACTCGGATATGCGGTCCGAAAACGAATTACTCGAGTCACAGCGACAGGATGCCTTTGACCAGGCTGAGATGGCGACATTAGACCGAGAGGTTGCCGAagagaaggccgaggcggccgaggccgagaccgAACGACTCAACGAGAAGATCCAGGAACTCGAGCTGGAGGTCGCcgtgctcaaggaggagaacgcCGAGTACGATAAGCCGATTGACGGCCTAGCGGGCGGCGCTCACACGTCCATCGCCTACATCCAACTGGAGAAGCACAACGAGCggctcaaggacgccgtGATTCAGCTGCGCGACATGCTGCACGACTCGGAGAAGGAGTACAAGCTCAAGATACATgacctcgagaaggagctgAGCTCGAATTCCGACCTTTCGGGGCGCTTCGATCTCACAAcggccaagctcgcacACAGCGAAGCGCAAGTCGAGGACCTGAAGCAGCAGCTGGACGACGCACTTGGGGCAGAGgacctgctcgaggagctcacaGAGCGCAACCTGCAGATGGGCGACAAGATGGAAGAGATGCGAGCCACGATCGACGatctcgaggcgctcaaggagctcaacgacgagctcgaggagagtCACGCCGAGAGTgccaagcagctcgaggccgagatcgacggcgtcaccgcgcagctcaaggaggagggcgcaCGGTCAGCTGAGCTTGAGGCACTCGTTGTCGACATGGAGGCGACGATCGGCCAGttccgcgagctcgtccacAACCTCCAAGCCGAGATTGACGAGTTACGAGAGCAGCAGGCGAGCCAGGAGCACgactcggcggcggcgaacAAGGAGTCGCAGGCGctgctcaacctcaacctcaagcTGCAGAGCTCGGCAGTCAAGACGCAGAGCAAGAcggtcgacctcgagctcaagaaACTTGAGGCGGCCCAACTCGCTGAGCACCTCCGCATCATTCAGGCCTACCTACCCGAGGCGTAtctcgagagcgaggctGACAGTGTCTCGGCTCTCCTCTTTTTCCTCCGCGTGGGCGAGAAGGTCAACATGCTCACCACCGTCATCAGCAACCTTCATGGCCTCCCGGGCGCGCTGTACACCGTGTCCTCTGAAGCACTCGTTGGCGTGTGTGAGCTGCGCGGCAAGCTGCGCTCCTTTGCGACGCTCAACCGTCGTTTCGCCGTCATCATGCGCCGCACCCAGCCGGACGACTacgtcgccctcgggcgggtcgttggcgagcttgCGGGCGTCGAGAGCCGGGTGGACGGGTGGATCGCGAGTGTCAAGACGGACGAGTTCAACGACGGCgagtgcgcgcgcgagctcgacgcgttACTCGCCCAGTTCaaccacctcgccgaggttaTGTTTAACCACCCTGGCCTCGACGCTGGTGAACAGCAGGTTGCTGCAGCCTACACTCTCGAGGATGACCTGGACAACTTTGCAGCTGCAGTCGGCTTCGTACGCACCGAGATCATGGCGCTTGTCAAGGACggtgacgtcgacgtcgagctgggcgagtacaccctcgacgaggcggtgtATGACCCGGTGCAGCGCGTATTGAACCAGGTGCGCGCAGTCAAGGCGCCGGCAGGCAAGCTCGTCTCGGTGATTGAAGAAGTTGCGGCGTCTCAGGCGGCACTGGCACCCGAGTTTTCTGACGgcctccgcgacctcgtaTCATCAGTCAGCGCAGCGGTGGATATGGCGGTGCGCCTGGCCCAGCGCGTGCGGCAGCACGTTGACAGCCTCCGTGCTTCCAAGGCGCCCCTACGCCTGACGGACATGGACAAGTTCCTTGGCGAAGTGACCAATACGGACGGGGAGCCATGGGACGTGATCGCGTCCTTTGTTCAGCGCCTTGCGTCCGACTTGGCCGACACGCTACCCAAgttccgcgccgccaaggctggGCAAGTCGTGTCGCTCGCGGCCCCTCCGCCGTGgctcgcgcgcgtggcAGCGATCCGTGAGGCGGCATCGTACAatgccgaggcggagcgcCGCGTCTCGCGCCTAAGCGACGAGTTGCGGGACATGGTGCGCGAGATCAAACTCCGCGACCAGAGCCTGCAGGAGGGTTCCGTGAAGATCGAGACCCTGGAGCGCAGGATCGAGGGCGCGAGGAAACAGGCCGACCATATTCTCGAGTTGGAGAGGGAAATTGCCAAATCGCGCAAGCAGGAAAAGGAGTACGAGGACGCAATCGAACAGCTGCAGGCCGACcaggccgacctcgagtcCGAGAACGCCAAGCTCCATCGCCGGCCCACATCGCAGGGAACAGCTCCGGCACCAGAACCCACGACGGGCGAGCAAGTGGCCGGGCTGCGGGCCGCGCTGCGGTTCCTGCGGAGCGAGAACGCCCTCCTCAAGTCGAGGGACTTGTATGCCGATGTACATATGCTCCCTCCGCTTCgtcccttccctccctctccctccaccccgcCACCACTCACCCAAGAAGACAGCGACGCCGAATCCGACGGGCCCGCCACTCCTCTCGGCAGTCCCTGGATCGCGCATCCCCACCTGCCCGTTACCAAAATCGCCCTTGAGACCGAAAGTAAATTGCTTCTCCGCGCAGTGGCGGCTTAtgcctcctcgcctcggaTTGTCGACATCTCGGGCATTGATGGGACATCCTGGCATTCTCGGAAGAATAGTCCCGAGGCGCAGGCATGGCGGCTTGCGCGGGAACGGACACGCTTGGAAGGGCGCGTTAAGGATTTGGCGGAGCGGGTGCGCGCTTTGAAGCAGTAG
- a CDS encoding uncharacterized protein (Enoyl-CoA hydratase/isomerase), translating to MTNVSQYNGQFFRATSPVDNVLLLEMNRGPVNAFHDAFWEEMHATLDRVSMDADVRVIVLASALEKIFTAGLDLKATHIGKGQALDAARQAFDTYNHISRFQAAISALEKCRQPVICAINGIAVGLAIDIASACDIRLCAEDATMGILEVKVGLAADIGTLQRFPKIVGNGSMARELALTGRKFYAAEAKEIGFVSRVVPGGRKGVLDAAIKLAAEIAPNSPVAVVSTKHIMNHARDHGVDAGLAYQAAWNMGMLQTKDTQVAMKAQLAKTTPRFPNLDAKL from the exons ATGACCAACGTCTCCCAGTACAACGGCCAGTTCTTCCGGGCCACCTCCCCCGTTGACAAtgttctcctcctcgagatgAACAG GGGTCCCGTCAACGCTTTCCATGACGC GTTCTGGGAGGAGATGCATGCGACCCTCGACCGTGTCTCGatggacgccgacgtccgCGTCATTGTCCttgcctcggccttggagAAGATCTTCACCGCTGGCCTCGACC TCAAGGCGACGCACATTGGTAAGGGtcaggcgctcgacgcaGCCCGTCAGGCCTTCGACACCTACAATCACATTTCG CGTTTCCAGGCCGCCATTTCTGCACTCGAGAAGTGCCGCCAGCCGGTTATCTGCGCGATCAACGGCATCGCagtcggcctcgccatTGACATTGCATCTGCATGCGACATCCGTCtctgcgccgaggacgcgactATGGGCATCCTT GAGGTCAAGGTTGGCCTTGCCGCCGACATTGGCACTCTGCAGCGCTTCCCCAAGATTGTCGGTAACGGGTCGATGGcccgcgagctcgctctTACCGGCCGCAAGTTCTACGCTGcggaggccaaggagatcGGCTTCGTCAGCCGAGTCGTCCCGGGGGGTCGCAAGGGTGTACTTG ACGCGGCGATCAAGCTCGCTGCCGAGATTGCGCCCAACAGCCCTGTTGCCGTTGTCAGCACCAAGCACATTATGAACC acgcGCGCGACCACGG cgtcgacgcgggTCTCGCGTACCAGGCAGCATGGAACAT GGGTATGCTTCAGACCAAG GACACCCAGGTCGCTATGAAGGCGCAGCTGGCCAAGACAACGCCGCGCTtccccaacctcgacgcgaAGCTCTAA
- a CDS encoding uncharacterized protein (Kelch motif), with protein MAIFKKKAKTDREHGARSPTNSPPVQVQPSMIAAVQRGVSDSFVPPNASMGQNPKRMTNSVQFGAIPPPVLQSPQTGRASPGPGGLPLGQGGGYPVGMGLPSSMQQGHPQHQQQASLSSINGPLSPLAMVSAQHMGPPGAMQQPQQYQQFPQQTQPQQQGGGLQQIPPHNPGYPWSTRPLRLYQPREHAQPLSPFPRYGLSVPPYPSHSGHMLLFGGLVADRAHNDLWSLDVRDHSLQLVKTRGEAPLPRIGHVSAIADRIMLVFGGDTKVDEKDKQDEGLYVLDLRTQEWSHIPVVAGPCGRYGHAACMLGGYFYVHGGHVDGKNFDDLWSFDIRQLGRNDGQYTWERITYNSPAPLARTGHTIVPYQNQLFLFGGTDGDYHYNDSWSFDIATGVWTELECIGYIPIPREGHAAAIVDDVVYVFGGRDVHGKDLGDLAAFRISNKRWYMFQNMGPAPMAKSGHSLCAAHGKVFVIGGESNLAPEVPRDDPNLIHILDTGKIKYPSDSQAPGGARAPQQARPRTTSDATDRRPTNGGSPNGSSPYGMGSPGNAQAAYMASRSVDNVSRAMSPPQITSEPRPLIVTNDTGAKLTKHTPRSESLDSAGPPSAGLRMSGQAQPMGVPQPMMQGNPLPQGAPPQRPRREGDEEYRRAMSPPEVTINGTPNTSSSSPTNESVVTPNGDVVTPVARRRSISPPPPGHVPSHTVHPNMRNSRSPPPQLRVGEDGRPALPPDAFYFSGKSPTGGSRPGSLLGRPGSLLGRPGSIIGNRPGSVAGTADLLREIKARETEADNAKRREGALRVLLGKAIEQGYVVDEDVADVPPPDNLGDNEQLRHVALALKQLKQEKANLQNEVTLQMQLASDKIQDSERLQKAALQEAAYHRAKLTALEAGDTDVSSKMDASRIADLERQLESTTTEYTGGQRELERLKSEVEHLQKICHDATEAEAETLKRAEVAEEAVAQLQEEIETLRDHAANHDRSTREQTERFITLTSTQNQREAERDDYKTQLDDLQGKNDEFALLLEQARASMAATSIRADEFESLHDQAKEQVATLEQELAEAKRALEDKTHEAEQASARLAEAEGLHTSAREEVTNYRSLTSGRLGELLESHRALREDNTRGVKGHQDQLRALEEEKGSLLKLLRDAGERVDATEAVASSHRKKARELEQQHLTVRGDMRAQRTKLAAAQNELAKYRALFTNKDSELHERDQAVTELQTRVSLMRKLLGEHGINVSDADLESAETSSAGELESKLRDKSRAHDTAQREIDELKRRCEEAEDKADSLARLVERYKDARSPSAGSIHSGDGEGRDANQRAREAERKLADVEEAHLKRLTALQSDYETAVRYVKGTEKMLKRMKDELNKQKATNTTLLSDLDGMRGRAGSPPTRGLSGRTTPSDGELMRKIQTLQNQYAALQAELEASQDTLNARNREWELLRTRVEENERESERENEALRKDLFEAQHRIETLLEINPAGIMGSDDDDDRLGGLRRGSTASSDGGTSMAFDKFTKELKQWERARSPDAHEEEDDHGLNGKAVSPNPATPAFPMAPGIPTRNNVSGEWK; from the exons ATGGCCATCTTtaagaagaaggccaagaccGACCGCGAGCACGGCGCGCGGTCCCCAACCAACAGTCCTCCTGTCCA AGTCCAACCCTCCATGATCGCTGCCGTACAGCGCGGCGTGTCGGACTCGTTTGTCCCCCCTAACGCGTCTATGGGCCAGAACCCCAAGCGCATGACCAACTCT GTTCAGTTTGGAGCTATTCCCCCACCCGTCCTACAGAGCCCGCAAACTGGACGGGCGTCGCCTGGTCCAGGAGGACTACCGTTAGGGCAGGGCGGTGGTTACCCAGTCGGCATGGGGTTACCGTCGTCGATGCAGCAGGGTCACCCCCAGCATCAGCAGCAAGCGTCACTCAGCTCGATAAACGGCCCACTGTCCCCGCTAGCCATGGTCTCGGCGCAGCATATGGGGCCGCCAGGCGCCATGCAACAGCCCCAGCAATACCAGCAGTTCCCTCAGCAGacccagccccagcagcAGGGTGGTGGTTTGCAGCAGATCCCTCCCCACAATCCAGGTTACCCGTGGTCGACCAGACCTCTTCGCTTGTACCAGCCGCGCGAACATGCGCAGCCTCTGTCCCCGTTCCCCCGCTATGGGCTGAGCGTACCTCCGTACCCGTCGCACTCGGGTCACATGCTCCTGTTTGGCGGCCTGGTTGCTGACCGCGCTCACAACGACCTGTGGAGCCTCGACGTGCGCGATCACTCGCTGCAGTTAGTCAAGACGCGAGGCGAGGCACCATTGCCCCGCATCGGTCACGTCAGCGCGATTGCCGACCGCATCATGCTCGTGTTCGGTGGCGACACAAAGGTCGACGAAAAGGACAAGCAGGACGAGGGCCTGTATGTACTCGATTTACGGACGCAGGAGTGGTCCCATATCCCCGTCGTGGCTGGTCCATGCGGGCGTTACGGACATGCCGCCTGCATGCTTGGCGGCTATTTCTACGTTCACGGCGGTCacgtcgacggcaagaACTTTGACGACTTGTGGTCGTTTGACATTCGTCAGC TGGGACGGAATGATGGGCAGTACACATGGGAGCGCATCACGTATAACTCGCCTGCTCCACTCGCGCGTACTGGTCACACTATTGTTCCCTACCAGAACCAGCTGTTCCTCTTTGGCGGTACTGACGGCGACTACCACTACAACGACTCGTGGTCGTTTGACATCGCCACGGGCGTGTGGACGGAGCTCGAGTGCATAGGCTACATCCCCATTCCTCGCGAGGGTCACGCTGCTGCgattgtcgacgacgtcgtgtATGTCTttggcggccgcgacgttcacggcaaggacctcggcgaTCTGGCTGCGTTCAGAATCTCCAACAAGCGCTGGTACATGTTCCAGAACATGGGTCCTGCTCCGATGGCCAAGTCGGGACATAGCCTGTGTGCAGCACACGGCAAGGTGTTCGTTATCGGCGGCGAATCCAACCTGGCGCCAGAGGTGCCAAGGGACGACCCCAACCTGAtccacatcctcgacaCGG GCAAAATCAAGTACCCGTCCGACAGCCAGGCTCCTGGTGGGGCCCGAGCCCCTCAACAGGCTCGACCTCGAACAACGTCGGACGCGACTGACCGTCGCCCGACCAATGGCGGGAGCCCCAATGGCAGCAGTCCCTACGGTATGGGTTCTCCTGGCAACGCTCAGGCCGCCTACATGGCGTCACGATCTGTTGACAACGTGTCGAGGGCCATGTCTCCTCCGCAAATCACATCAGAGCCTCGTCCTCTAATTGTAACGAACGACACGGGCGCCAAACTCACCAAACACACGCCCCGCAGCGAGTCGCTCGACTCGGCGGGGCCTCCCAGCGCCGGGCTCCGCATGAGCGGCCAGGCTCAGCCAATGGGCGTTCCGCAGCCGATGATGCAGGGCAACCCACTTCCCCAGGGTGCGCCCCCTCAACGGCCGCGtcgcgagggcgatgaggagtACCGCCGCGCGATGTCGCCGCCCGAGGTGACTATCAACGGCACTCCCAAcacgagctcatcgagcCCGACCAACGAGAGCGTCGTTACGCCTAACGGTGATGTCGTCACACCAgtggcgcgtcgccgctccatatccccaccaccaccggGCCACGTCCCAAGCCACACGGTTCACCCGAACATGCGCAACTCCCGCAGCCCGCCCCCACAGCTTCGCGTCGGGGAGGACGGACGGCCGGCGCTTCCTCCGGATGCCTTCTATTTCAGCGGCAAGTCTCCCACTGGCGGCAGCCGCCCAGGCTCCCTGCTGGGCCGGCCTGGATCTCTCCTTGGCCGGCCTGGCTCCATCATTGGAAACCGGCCGGGCTCCGTCGCAGGCACCGCCGACCTGTTACgcgagatcaaggcgcGTGAGACCGAGGCGGACAACGCCAAGCGCCGTGAGGGCGCACTGCGCGTCTTACTGGGCAAGGCTATCGAGCAGGGCTAtgttgtcgacgaggacgtcgcTGACGTGCCGCCGCCTGACAATCTCGGCGACAACGAGCAACTCCGgcacgtcgccctcgcgctcaagcagctcaagcAGGAGAAGGCCAACCTCCAGAACGAGGTCACTCTGCAGATGCAGCTCGCGTCCGACAAGATCCAGGACTCGGAGCGCCTGCAGAAGGCCGCACTGCAGGAGGCGGCGTACCACCGCGCCAAACTTACAGCCCTCGAAGCTGGGGACACTGATGTGTCCTCGAAGATGGACGCGAGCCGcatcgccgacctcgaacGGCAACTCGAGTCAACCACTACAGAGTACACTGGTGggcagcgcgagctggagcgccTCAAGTCTGAGGTTGAGCACCTCCAGAAGATCTGCCACGACGCCACTGAAGCGGAAGCGGAGACGCTTaagcgcgccgaggtcgctgaggaggcggtcgcTCAGCTCcaggaggagattgagacGCTTCGCGACCACGCCGCGAACCATGACCGGTCAACGCGCGAGCAGACCGAGCGGTTTATCACCCTCACCTCAACGCAGAAtcagcgcgaggccgagcgcgacgactACAAGACGCAGTTGGACGACCTGCAGGGCAAGAACGACGAGTTTGCGCTGCTACTTGAGCAGGCTCGGGCGTCCATGGCGGCTACCAGCATCCGCGCTGATGAGTTTGAGTCTCTGCATGaccaggccaaggagcAAGTTGCGACGCTCGAgcaggagctcgccgaggccaagcgtGCCCTTGAGGACAAGACGCACGAGGCTGAACAGGCTAGTGCTCGCcttgccgaggctgagggcCTCCACACCTCTGCGCGCGAGGAAGTCACCAACTACCGCTCTCTGACGAGTGGCCGACTTggcgagcttctcgagTCTCACCGTGCTCTCCGGGAGGACAACAcgcgcggcgtcaaggGCCACCAGGACCAGCTTCGCGCcctggaagaggagaaggggtcgctcctcaagctcctccgcgatgccggcgagcgcgtcgatgCCACAGAGGCCGTCGCGAGCTCGCACCGCAAGAAGGCTCGCGAGCTGGAACAACAGCACTTGACTGTTCGAGGCGACATGCGTGCTCAGCGCACCAAGCTCGCTGCGGCTCAGAACGAGCTGGCCAAGTACCGCGCCTTATTCACCAACAAGGACTCGGAACtgcacgagcgcgaccagGCCGTCACCGAGCTGCAGACACGCGTGTCACTCATGCGCAAGCTCCTAGGCGAACATGGCATCAACGTGTcggacgccgacctcgagtcGGCCGAGACATCGAGCGCCGGTGAGCTCGAGTCCAAGCTCCGCGACAAATCGCGTGCGCACGACACGGCGCAgcgcgagatcgacgagCTAAAGCGTCGCtgtgaggaggccgaggacaaggccgactcgctcgcccGCCTTGTCGAGCGGTACAAGGACGCGCGCAGCCCAAGTGCCGGATCCATTCATTCCGGCGACGGTGAGGGTCGTGACGCCAACCagcgtgcgcgcgaggcggagcgcaagctcgccgacgtcgaggaggcgcaccTGAAGCGCCTCACAGCGCTGCAGAGCGACTACGAAACGGCTGTCCGTTACGTCAAGGGCACGGAGAAGATGCTCAAGCGCATgaaggacgagctcaacaAGCAGAAGGCGACAAACACCACGCTCCTCTCGGATCTGGACGGGATGCGTGGGCGCGCAGGGTCGCCGCCTACGCGCGGCCTCTCTGGGCGAACAACACCTTCAGACGGCGAGCTTATGCGCAAGATCCAGACCCTGCAGAATCAATACGCTGCCCTGCAGGCGGAGCTAGAGGCGTCGCAGGACACGCTGAACGCTCGCAACCGCGAGTGGGAACTGCTGCGCACGCGTGTGGAGGAGAACGAGCGAGAAAGCGAGCGAGAAAACGAAGCACTGCGCAAGGACCTGTTCGAGGCGCAACACCGCATCGAGACGCTGTTAGAGATCAACCCGGCCGGAATCATGggctcggacgacgacgacgaccggCTAGGCGGGCTGCGACGCGGGTCGACAGCCTCGAGTGACGGGGGCACCTCGATGGCATTTGACAAG TTCACCAAGGAACTGAAGCAGTGGGAGCGGGCACGGTCGCCAGACGCacacgaggaggaggacgaccaCGGGCTGAACGGCAAGGCCGTATCGCCCAACCCTGCGACGCCCGCGTTCCCCATGGCACCCGGCATACCTACGCGCAACAACGTATCTGGCGAATGGAAGTAA